In Leuconostoc kimchii IMSNU 11154, the DNA window TCCACTTTATTTCCATAATAAATTTATTGATTTAACACCAAACGTCAGGTTAATTGGTAATAATGGGTGGTACAACTATGATTTTGTTGGTGATGACTATACAGAAGCGCAAATTCAAAGCTTTAAAAAAGCCTTTTGGTATGATCGTCGGATTAAACAGCCTGTTTCAGATAAAGAACGATTTAATCGTAATATGGCTCAAATTAGGTCACAATTAGACAAAGCTGACCATAAACAAACAGTTGTTGTATCACATTTTGTACCCCGAATTGACTACATTAAGCGGTTTCCAAATGGTCTTTCACGTCTAGATATGGCGAATGCATTATTAGGAAGTGAACAGTTAGGCCAAATATTAGATCATTCCTATACGATTGACACGATCACAGGACATCTTCATTTGCATCCAGCACCGCTAAAAGTGGGTAATAATACCTACTATAATGCGGCTGTTGGTTATAACACCGCACGTGTACACGAATGGGCAAGCGATGATTTCATAACAGAATGGCAAAATCATCTCATAACATTGGAATTTTAAGATGCTGGTAACAGCATTTTTTTATTGTTTTTTTAAATTAGTTTGACTATCGAAATAAATCATGAGATAATTTTGTTATTATATATTTCGATAGTCGAAGTATTAGACGAAAGGAAATGTGTTTGGTAAGCATTAGTATGACGACTAATCATATACTGCCAAGCACGCTTACACATACTATGCCAGTGCTTACAACAACAGAAATTATGGCCCTTATTCCAAACCGATATCCTATTCTTTATATGGATTATGTTGAAGAAATGGTGCCTGATGAATCAATTGTTGCGGTTAAAAACGTGACAATCAATGAACAGTTTTTCCAAGGTCATTTTCCGGGAAATCCTGTCATGCCAGGCGTACTTATTATCGAGTCATTAGCGCAAGCTGCCTCGATTTTAATCTTATCATCACCACAGTTTAAAGGTAAGACGGCCTACATGACAGGTATTGATAATGCTAAGTTCAAGAAAATGGTTGTGCCAGGAGATGTACTAAAGTTACATGTTTCATTTGGCAAGCTACGTTCGAACATGGGGAGTGTTATCGTCGAAGCCAAAGTTGATGGCAAAACAGCAACATCTGCTGAGCTGATGTTTGTTGTTTCACCAGATGAAACAGAATGAACGAATCAGTATTAGAAGATTTTGAAGAATTAAATAATGAACTTGTTTCCGTGTTTAATAATGTGATGTGGATCGAAGAAGCTGCCTTGAAGCAAAGTTATTTTTCAGATATTACATTAAAGGATATGCATACAATTGATGCAATATCTATGTATTCTGAAAAGAGTGCTTCGCAAGTAGCTAAAATAATTCACTTGACGCCAAGTGCCATGACCACCGCTATCGATCGATTGGTTGATAAAGGGTACATTGAAAGACGACGCTCTAATACAGATCGTCGTGTTGTCCGCTTGGGTTTAACGCATAAAGGACGCGTTGTTTATCGTGCACATCAAGGCTTTCATCGTGATTTAACACACAACCTTCTGGACAATATGCAACCATCAGAAGCTGAAACCGTCAAACGGGCAATTCATAATTTAGTGAGCTATTTAGCAAATGTCATTAAACAATAAAGGGGAGCTATGGAAAAGTTAAAAATTGTGGCGTCAGCGCGACAACTTCCAGAGCAGCAAGTTACGAATCAAACATTGAGTCAAATAATGGACACCAACGATGATTGGATTTTCAGTCGTACAGGTATTCACCAACGACACATTGTGACCAATGAAAACACAAGTGATTTAGCAATAAAAGTAGCTACGCAATTACTTAATAAAACAGGGATTGCAGCAGAAACGTTAGATTTTATTATCGTCAGTACCATGTCACCAGACAGTTTATCACCAAGCACCGCAGCTATTGTGCAGGGCGCTATTGGTGCTGATAATGCGTTTGCATTTGATTTAAGCGCAGCTTGTTCAGGCTTTGTTTATGGCATGAGCGTAGCTTCTAGTTTGTTAGCTACAAGGTATCATCGTGGTATAGTTATTGGTGCAGAGGTATTATCTAAATTAGTGGATTGGCAAGATCGTACCACGGCAGTATTGTTTGGTGATGGCGCGGCAGGTGTACTTGTCGAGACAACACAAGATAATGTCGGATTACTGGCGGAAGAACTTCAAACTTTTGGTAACAAGGGAGAAAATCTAATCGCAGGTCGGTTTGCCAACAAAAATCCATTTTCTGGTGAAATTAGCCCAGAAGACCCCTATTTCCATCAAAATGGTCGGGAAGTTTACAGTTTTGCAACACGTGAAGTCCCTAATGTTTTACAAATTGCATTAGATAAGGCAAATGTTTCAGCAGATGACGTTGATTACTACTTATTACACCAAGCTAATGCGCGCATTGTATCTTCAATCGCTAAACGTTTTGGACAACCGGCAGATAAATTTCCAACAAATATGGCTCAAAATGGTAATACAAGTGCAGCTAGCATTGGATTATTGTTCGATGATTTAATTGAGTCTGGACAGGTACATGCTGGACAAACTATTGCGTTCGTAGGCTTTGGTGGCGGCTTAACTGTCGGTGCACAGATATTTAAAATTTAATTTCTCGGTGTAGACGGCTGCACCGTAAAAATCTAACGAAAATACATAATACAAGAATAGTAGGAGAATAAAGTTATGACAGATGCAGAAATTTTTGACAAAGTTAAAGAAATATTGGTTGATCAATTTGATTTAGAAGAAAATGAAGTGACTTTAACAACAGATTTGACAAACGATATTGATGCAGATTCATTGGATTTGTTTGAAGTTTTGAACCGCGTTGAAGATGATTTTGACATTAAGTTGGCTGTTGCAGAAAACATTAAGACAACACAAGACTTGGTTGACAAAGTTAAGGAACAATTGGCAGCTTAAATGTTACATGTGATCAATTATTGATCACGTACATATTTTATTTAAAGGAAAAAAGATGGTAACTAACGTAGATAACCCAATTTTTAAAAAATTAGGCATGAAGTATCCCATTGTTGAAGGTGGCATGACCTGGGCTGGTACAGGAGCCTTGGCAGCTGCTGTTTCTGAAGGTGGTGGTTTGGGATTTATTGGTACTGGCTACTGGCACGGTGAGGATGTACGTAAAGAAATTAAACGTGTCAAGTCACTTACTGATAAGCCATTTGGCGTTAATGTGATGCTACTTAGTCGGCATATACGCGAAGTGTTTGATGTGATTATTGAAGAAGGCGTGGCAGTTGTAGCCACTGGTGCTGGTGATCCGTCACCGTTCTTGGAAGAATTACACGCCGCTGGTATTATTGTTATGCCAGTTGTTCCGTCTGTTTCTTTGGCCCGAATGATGGAAAAAAAAGGTGTTGATGCCGTTATTGCTGAAGGTATGGAATCTGGTGGTCATATTGGTATGCTAACGACCATGACTTTAGTACCGCAAGTTGTTGACGCTGTTAATATTCCAGTTATTGCAGCTGGTGGTATTGGTGATGGTCGCGGTGTTGCTGCAGCATTTATGTTGGGTGCAGCAGGTGCTCAAATGGGTACGCGTTTCTTGACGGCCACCGAATCTGAAGTACACCCTAACTTTAAAGCTAAAATTATTAAAGCCAAGGACATTGACACGATTGTGACTGGAAATATCATGGGTAATCGTGCGCGTGTATTAAAAAATAAAATGGCTAAAAATTTTGTCAAAAATGAAGTCAATGAGCTGCAGAAAGAAAAACCAGATGCAGCGGCAATAGAAGCGCTTGAGTCAGGAACATTACGTCGTGCAGTACAAGAAGGCGATAAAGAAGGTGGCGCATTCATGGCTGGTCAAGTATCTGGCATGATTAGGGATGAAAAGCCGGCAGCTGATATTTTGTCTGATATATGGGCACAAGCAACTGATTTGATGGGGATTGAAAATAAAACACGAGTATAACAGCCGACAAATGTCGGTTTGGTTGTAAATAGATAGTATATGGGGTTCAATATGAAACTAGGTATCTTATTTAGCGGGCAAGGTGCACAACAAGCTGGTATGGGTTCTGATTTATATCAGGCTTTACCAGAATATAAAGCAACAGTTGATCAAGCCTCCGATATTTTAGGTTACGACTTACAAGCGGTGGCCAATGATGAGAACAAGATTAAACAGACAGCTTATGCACAACCCGCTATTTTAACAATGAGTCAAGCAATAGTCAATGCTTTAGGTACTGCCTTGCCAAAACCAGTAGCTGGATTAGGATTGAGTTTAGGTGAATATTCTGCTTTGTCAGCTAGTGGTGCTTTAGCGTTTGACCAAGCTGTAGCAATTATTAAAGATCGTGGTATTTATATGCAATCAGTTGGGGATGCTAACCCAGGTAAAATGGTTGCGGTTATGGGTGATAACCAAAAACTGGTTGAAGATGTCTTATCTGATTTACAATCAGAAGGCAAACGTGTTTACCCAGCTAATTATAATACTTTTGCACAATTGGTTATTGGTGGCGTGGCGGCTGACGTGGACATTGCGGTTGACGCATTGACTGCAGCTGGTATAAAGCGCATGGTAGAACTACCAGTGTCAGGGGCGTTCCATACGCCGTTGTTAAAGGATGCAGCATTACAGTTGACAACACGTTTAGCTGGTGAGACATTCAACGATCTGACATATCCAGTATACTCAAATACGACAGGCGAGTTGTTCACACCAGAGACATTGTTTGATACATTAACAAAACAAATCATCTCACCAACTTATTTTGCACAAGCCATGCAAAAAATGTTAGATGATGGCGTTGATACATTCTTAGAGATTGGCCCATCTGAAACATTGGTCAAGTTTGCTAAAAAAATTGCACCAAAAGAAGTTAAGCGTTATGCGATTACTGATATGGATAGCTTTAATACCGTACGTGATATCTTGCTAGCAGAAGGAAAGGAAGTTTAACATGACGGATTTTAAAAATAAAACAGTCTTAGTGACTGGTTCATCAAGAGGTATTGGCCTTGCTATTGCAAAAGCCTTTGATGCTGCTGGCGCAAATTTGATTTTGCATGCACGGTCAGAAATTAAGCCGGAAGTGTTGGCTGAGTTCCAACAAACGCCTCGAACATTGCAGTTTGATATTTCTGATGCAGAAGCTGCAGAAGCAAGTATCAAAGCATTGTATAAGCAAGAAGGTTTCGCGGGTATTGATGTATTAATCAACAATGCTGGTATCACAAAAGATCAGTTGGCCATGGCAATGTCTCCTGCTGATTTTGCTAATGTTGTGAATGTTAATTTAAACGGTACTTTCAATGTCACACAGCCTGTTTTTAAAAAAATGATTCGTCAAAAGCATGGTGCAATTATTAATTTGAGTTCAGTCGTTGGTCTGATGGGAAACATGGGCCAGGTCAATTATGCAGCTTCAAAGGCTGGTATTATTGGCTTTACGAAGTCTTTGGCAAAAGAAGGTGCACGACGTGGCATTCGCGTGAATGCCATTGCGCCAGGTATGATTGTTTCCGACATGACAGCAGTTTTGCCAGAAACAACGCAAAGTGAAATTTTGAAAAACATACCGTTGTCGCGTTTCGGTGAGTCAAGTGAAGTTGCCGAAGCCGTATTATTCTTAGCTGGTAGTGCTTATATTACAGGTCAAACCTTGACTGTTGATGGCGGTCTATATATTTAATTAAAGGAGAAACATATGTCACGAGTAGTAATCACTGGACTTGGTGCAGTTACACCACTTGGAAATGATACAGAAACATTTTTGAATGGTATTTTTAACGAAGAAATCGGGATCAAACCTATTACAAAATTTGACGCTTCAGAAACAGGTATTACGGTCGCTGGTCAAGTTGATGGTTTTGATGCGGCAAAGCGTGTTGGGAAAAGAGATGCACGTAAACTAGATTTGTTTTCTCAGTATGCGATTGATGCAGCGGACCAGGCATTGGAGAATGCTGGATTGAAATCACCAGAGGGTTCAGAAAATCCAACGACTGTTGAGGATCCTAATCGTTTTGGGGTTATCTTGGGAAATGGTATTGGTGGATTGACAACAATCCAAGAACAG includes these proteins:
- a CDS encoding metallophosphoesterase; this encodes MKVAFSSDNHFDLNKIDVKRAMHIQALYLLNHDINLYVIAGDLFNDFNKSLAFARDMQDVLGDKVMIRFIAGNHDMGNGVTYDELESDIDPLYFHNKFIDLTPNVRLIGNNGWYNYDFVGDDYTEAQIQSFKKAFWYDRRIKQPVSDKERFNRNMAQIRSQLDKADHKQTVVVSHFVPRIDYIKRFPNGLSRLDMANALLGSEQLGQILDHSYTIDTITGHLHLHPAPLKVGNNTYYNAAVGYNTARVHEWASDDFITEWQNHLITLEF
- the fabZ gene encoding 3-hydroxyacyl-ACP dehydratase FabZ: MPVLTTTEIMALIPNRYPILYMDYVEEMVPDESIVAVKNVTINEQFFQGHFPGNPVMPGVLIIESLAQAASILILSSPQFKGKTAYMTGIDNAKFKKMVVPGDVLKLHVSFGKLRSNMGSVIVEAKVDGKTATSAELMFVVSPDETE
- a CDS encoding MarR family winged helix-turn-helix transcriptional regulator, with translation MNESVLEDFEELNNELVSVFNNVMWIEEAALKQSYFSDITLKDMHTIDAISMYSEKSASQVAKIIHLTPSAMTTAIDRLVDKGYIERRRSNTDRRVVRLGLTHKGRVVYRAHQGFHRDLTHNLLDNMQPSEAETVKRAIHNLVSYLANVIKQ
- a CDS encoding beta-ketoacyl-ACP synthase III, whose protein sequence is MEKLKIVASARQLPEQQVTNQTLSQIMDTNDDWIFSRTGIHQRHIVTNENTSDLAIKVATQLLNKTGIAAETLDFIIVSTMSPDSLSPSTAAIVQGAIGADNAFAFDLSAACSGFVYGMSVASSLLATRYHRGIVIGAEVLSKLVDWQDRTTAVLFGDGAAGVLVETTQDNVGLLAEELQTFGNKGENLIAGRFANKNPFSGEISPEDPYFHQNGREVYSFATREVPNVLQIALDKANVSADDVDYYLLHQANARIVSSIAKRFGQPADKFPTNMAQNGNTSAASIGLLFDDLIESGQVHAGQTIAFVGFGGGLTVGAQIFKI
- a CDS encoding acyl carrier protein; this encodes MTDAEIFDKVKEILVDQFDLEENEVTLTTDLTNDIDADSLDLFEVLNRVEDDFDIKLAVAENIKTTQDLVDKVKEQLAA
- a CDS encoding nitronate monooxygenase, which produces MVTNVDNPIFKKLGMKYPIVEGGMTWAGTGALAAAVSEGGGLGFIGTGYWHGEDVRKEIKRVKSLTDKPFGVNVMLLSRHIREVFDVIIEEGVAVVATGAGDPSPFLEELHAAGIIVMPVVPSVSLARMMEKKGVDAVIAEGMESGGHIGMLTTMTLVPQVVDAVNIPVIAAGGIGDGRGVAAAFMLGAAGAQMGTRFLTATESEVHPNFKAKIIKAKDIDTIVTGNIMGNRARVLKNKMAKNFVKNEVNELQKEKPDAAAIEALESGTLRRAVQEGDKEGGAFMAGQVSGMIRDEKPAADILSDIWAQATDLMGIENKTRV
- a CDS encoding ACP S-malonyltransferase, whose amino-acid sequence is MKLGILFSGQGAQQAGMGSDLYQALPEYKATVDQASDILGYDLQAVANDENKIKQTAYAQPAILTMSQAIVNALGTALPKPVAGLGLSLGEYSALSASGALAFDQAVAIIKDRGIYMQSVGDANPGKMVAVMGDNQKLVEDVLSDLQSEGKRVYPANYNTFAQLVIGGVAADVDIAVDALTAAGIKRMVELPVSGAFHTPLLKDAALQLTTRLAGETFNDLTYPVYSNTTGELFTPETLFDTLTKQIISPTYFAQAMQKMLDDGVDTFLEIGPSETLVKFAKKIAPKEVKRYAITDMDSFNTVRDILLAEGKEV
- a CDS encoding beta-ketoacyl-ACP reductase — its product is MTDFKNKTVLVTGSSRGIGLAIAKAFDAAGANLILHARSEIKPEVLAEFQQTPRTLQFDISDAEAAEASIKALYKQEGFAGIDVLINNAGITKDQLAMAMSPADFANVVNVNLNGTFNVTQPVFKKMIRQKHGAIINLSSVVGLMGNMGQVNYAASKAGIIGFTKSLAKEGARRGIRVNAIAPGMIVSDMTAVLPETTQSEILKNIPLSRFGESSEVAEAVLFLAGSAYITGQTLTVDGGLYI